ATTTGTTCTTTGGGAAAAGGTGAAACCCTAGCATAAATTACCTTCTGATTTCCATCGCATAATAAAATCTGACTAGAAGACTGCGCGTTCCTAAAGGATGTGATTCTGTCAAGTTCTGAAATATTAAAGCTGACCACAACAAGCCCGAGAACCTGATAGTTATCACGAAGTGGACGCACCAAAGAAATTTCAAGATCTGCATCTGCGGACCAATAATCCGGATGCAATGGTATCCAGATCTTATACATATCAGAGTTCATCCACTCTTGAAATTCAGGCATTCTACGTATAAATTCTTTTGTTACTTGCTGACTATTCATTTTGTTACTAATTTCGATATAGTCACCATCCTTTGATATCAAACTAATTCGCTCTTTTAGTGGTTGAAGCGCTGTATATGACAATAAAATATTTTTTATTTGTGAGCTTACACCTGGGTTCTCGTCGAAATAGTTATTGTTCTTTGAAAGCGGAATACGCGCAAGAGTATCCATGATATAATTTGAAGCGTTTACAGAAATCGATAATTTGTCCATACCTTCAAGCATACTATCTAGTTGCTCTTGTATCTTTTGTGTTGTTTGTTGTTTATTAGTAACGGCATTACCTTCAACAAAACTTTCTGCATAATAATAAAACAGCAAGTTAATCGCGGACACTATAATAAATGCAAATAAAGAAAAATAAACGAAGATTTTATTCTGTAATCTCAAAGACTTAAACAAGTCATCGCCTCTTTACATTATTTGATGTCCTTATATTTTACTCGAAATCGATGCAATCCATCATGGATTTTTCACAGTTAAAAGTATGGATAAATCACAGAAATAGATCTTAAAAAGACTTCCGCGAAACAAGAGAACCTCACCGTAAGGACAACCTTTTTACGGTGAGGTTCTTTTTTTACTATAAAATTCTTTTGATATACGGCAACTCGTTGAACTGCAAACGATAAGCTTACTCAACCATTCACTACTTCACCAAGCGATTTTACAAGACTCCCCATTTCTAGGTCTTCAAATTTCTTGAGAACGGCCGCATGTTGGGGGTTCCAAACACTTTCATATAGATTACATTCAATAGGCACGTTAAGTCGAATTGTTGCCAAATCTCTTGAAAGATGCAACATATCTAAGTTTGCCTCAATTTTCTTTTTGATACTTGCAGGGAGCATTTCAAGACATTCAAGGCAGCCTTCTACCGATCCAAACTCATTTAACAGCTTAAGGGCTGTCTTCTCACCTATCCCTTTAACACCCGGGTAATTGTCACTTGTATCCCCCATAAACGCCTTAAGATCTATGACCTGTAACGGCGTCAATCCCTTAACAGTATAGAGTGTTTCTAGATTATATACCGTGTAATTAGATCTTCCCTTATTCATGATTACAACATTTATCTTCTCTGAAATAAGTTGGAGCATGTCATGATCTCCAGTTAAAATAAGCACTTCACCCTGCTGCTGAAGACTACTGGCTAAAGTACCAATACAATCATCTGCCTCAAACCCGATGATACCGATATTCGGAACACCCATTTCGGCTACTACATCTTTAACTATGTCAAATTGCGGTAAAAGTTCATTTGGTGTTTCCAAACGGTTTTGTTTATATTCGCTATAGCTCTCAGTACGAAAAGTTCTGCTTCCCATATCCCAACAACAAATGACGTGCGTCGGGTTAAAATTATTGATAGCATCAAAAAAATATTGAATAAATCCGTAAACTGCATTGGTAGGTAGCCCGGTGCTAGTCTTGCGTATGTAACCGGAATAAGAAGACGCATAAAATGCCCTAAACAGAAGAGCCATTCCATCTACTAGAAGTACTTTATTGGGGGGTTGCAATTTAATTTCCTCCATTATCACAGTTGAGCAACTAACTGAATGTTTGCCTCAATGCTTAATTAAATTTTAAAATAATAGAATAGCACATAAATAATGAGATGTGTTATACAAAAAATGTTGTTTTAATGACCTGCCATGGTAAGATGAGGTTGATAAAAATGTAACATATCAATTAAGTTCTGGAAAAACAAGAACATAAGAAAAACGGCTTCGCCGCCCTGAGAGATCAGTCTCTTATTAGCGATAAAACCTGTTAAGGGAACTAGAGGACGCTATTTTGGCAAGTAGCAGGGTTGCTAGGGCAATAGCGGAACTACAGGGTCTTATTTCCACCAAAAGAGCTGAAAATTCCCAGAAAACAGCAAAATAGCGGACTGTAGTTCCCTCAACCTCGCAATAATGACGCTTTTTGCTAGAATAGCGTACTGTAGTTCCCTCCGCGCGAGCAGCCTGGGCAACCCCTCGTTCACTCCTTATATGGTTTTTGATAAATCACATGTTTACTAGAAGGAACGAACTATCTGGAGTAATCAATGAGTTCAGGGTTAATCACCTTTTTCAGGTATCGAGTTCCTTAGATTTTTCACAATATCGGAATGTGCATTTACCGCTGCTTGTATGCGTTGAATAATACTCGTAGTATAGCATGGGAACAGCTGTTCAGCACGCAAAAAACCGCCGCTAGCAAAAGATTCCAGCGACGGTTCAGATCTTATCTACATTCGTCTTAACGACTTGTATGCCATTTAATTTCTTGAATAAACTCACTTACGGAAGCCTCTAATCGCGTAGAAATTTCCTCATCCAGAATCGCTTGCCCTTGCTCGCCCCATGTTACTTGCTTATCAAGAACGAAAACACCTTGCAGAATGTTCTGTGCACCAAGTGCGGACAGCACTGGTTTCAAAGCATAATCAATCGCAAGCAAATGCGAAACAGTTCCGCCAACTGCAAGCGGAAGCACAATCTTGCGCGCGAGCCCTTTTTGCGGGAGCAGATCAAGAAATGCTTTTAACACGCCTGTGTAAGAAGCTTTGTAGACCGGCGTAGCTACGAAAACCGCATCAGCAACGGCAACAAGCGCATTCGCATTCACGATGGCTTCGCTATCGAACTTCGCGTATAACAGATCCTCTGCTGGAATATCGCGCACTTTAATCCATTCAACTTCTAAACCTGCTTCCAATAGAGCACTTTTGGCTACTTCAATAACACCATGAATACGGGATGTAGGGGTTGGACTTCCAGAAATAATAACTACTTTAGCCATGAGGTTCACTCTCCATTAGGTTTTGGATGAAAAAAAGACTCCGCAATCTTTGCTGTGTACAAAGTGGGAGTCTCCGGTTGTTAGGTCGACTTTTAATTCATAGTATTTTACTTGGATTTATATTACCATTCCCACTTGCGAACGTCAATACTTTTTGCTTAAAAGAAATTCCAACCTGGCAGCCAGCGGAGGAAAAAGGAATACGTGGATGGAATGATCATCCCTGATAAGATCGGATAGAACAGAACGAACAACACAACGACCCCTGCTAAATAGCCATACACATATCTTCTTCTATGAAGCGGCCCTTCCTCCAAATACTGCTTAATATAGTAGGTTAAGATGAGCACTAGAAATGGCACCATCGCGAAGTAATGATAAATAAAAGTCAGCCTCGGCACCAGCATCCACGGCAAGTACTGGGAGCAGTAGCCGATAAGCAGCACGCGCAGCAATTTATCTTTCTTTTTGAACACGAGATAGAACGAATATAGAACCGCAATGAACCCTGGCCACCAGACAAGCGGATTACCGAAAGAAACGATGCTCGACAGCATGCCTTGCGGCATCAGCTTGGCTTGATAATACCAGATAGGGCGAAGCATCAACGGCCATTCCCACCACGGTGACGAGAACGGATGTGTAGCGACTAAATCTTTGTGATACTTATACATATGTACCTGATAGGTGACGACATCCTTAAGGCCATGTCCTGGACCTGGAACCATCATGAATGGAATATAGGACAGCGTATAAATGCCAAGCGGCACAATGACAAACATGAGTACACACCAAAGCAGTGTGAGCAGTGTATTCTTAACGAACCGTTGTTTGACTAGGGACAATTGGCCTTTCTCCGCTTCTGTCCAAACCGGCTTTGAGCCATCGCGTTGCTCCTCGTGCACAGACTCCCCTTCATCCAAAAGGGCCCGTCGGGCAAATCTATACTCCCCATAGCGTTCGAACAGGGAAATTAACAGCAACAAGGCAAGCCCTGCGCCGCCGTAGATGACAATCCACTTGGAAGCCGCTCCTATGCCGAAGAAAAGACCGGAAAGCCCCAAGGGAACTAGCGTTGTCCACAGCTTTTCCCTATAAAAACTTAGCGTCGTATAGCGATACATGAAATAGAACATCAGCATGATGAAGAAGACGCCATACACATCAATCGTCGCGATACGCGTTTGCGCAAAATGCATAAAATCAAAGGAAAGCAAACAAGCTGCGATGAAGGCATACTCCGATCGGCCAAACATCCGCTTGGCGAATACATACATGATTGGAATCATGCCTACACCGAATAACGTGCCAATAATACGCCAACCGAACGGATTTAACCCGAACACATAGATCCCGATCGACATAAGAACTTTCCCGAGCGGCGGGTGTGTGCTTTCATAGGGCTCAATCTGGTGAAGGTGCTCATAGGCTGTACGAGCATGATAAATCTCATCGAAATACGTGCCATTCATATACGTAGGCGTATAGGGTACCACGCTCGCTTCATCGAATAATTGCGCAGGTCTTCCTTCGTCAGCAGGATTAACATCCTGCTCGGTAACACCTGCAATGTTGAGAATTTCTGAACTGCCATCTCCGAAGATACCAATTTCATGCAGATGGAGCGCGGCATTTTCCTGGGTATCTATCACCAGTTTAACGTATCTGGCATCTTTTTTGGGTTCTACCGTGTTCCAGGTGAAAACTTTGGTATGATCGGATTTGACCGACATTTGATCCTGCCACTGCATGCCATCATTGGAAAACCAGAAGGAGTAAGCCCCTTCACCGACACCTGCAAAGGTGTTGATCCTTGTGATGTTGTGTGCACTGCCCAGATCAACAATGACGGCTTCACCGACATTCGTTGGCTTCCAGAATGTCGTCGGAGCCTTATGCCCCCCTAAGTGAAACAAAGCAATAATTGTATAGATGACGACTAAAACTCCGAGATACAGCACATCTTTCTTGGTGAAAAATCGGCCCTTGGGGCTTCTTTCTATCCCATCTTCCTGAGGTTTAAAGATCGCCTTCCATCGTTCAGACGGTGTTGCCCGAGGCAAGGCTGCTGGAACTGGCTGCTGATCTTGCATCCGGTCCTTATTTCGTTCCTCCGCTTGTTGTTCTGGTTGTGAATCCACGAAAAGCCTCCATCCCAATATACATGCATAGACAAACATAATAACATTGATAGCGGATATCGTCAGCATCAAAGAATCATATCGCGG
Above is a genomic segment from Paenibacillus sp. HWE-109 containing:
- a CDS encoding 5'-3' exonuclease, translated to MEEIKLQPPNKVLLVDGMALLFRAFYASSYSGYIRKTSTGLPTNAVYGFIQYFFDAINNFNPTHVICCWDMGSRTFRTESYSEYKQNRLETPNELLPQFDIVKDVVAEMGVPNIGIIGFEADDCIGTLASSLQQQGEVLILTGDHDMLQLISEKINVVIMNKGRSNYTVYNLETLYTVKGLTPLQVIDLKAFMGDTSDNYPGVKGIGEKTALKLLNEFGSVEGCLECLEMLPASIKKKIEANLDMLHLSRDLATIRLNVPIECNLYESVWNPQHAAVLKKFEDLEMGSLVKSLGEVVNG
- the ssuE gene encoding NADPH-dependent FMN reductase — encoded protein: MAKVVIISGSPTPTSRIHGVIEVAKSALLEAGLEVEWIKVRDIPAEDLLYAKFDSEAIVNANALVAVADAVFVATPVYKASYTGVLKAFLDLLPQKGLARKIVLPLAVGGTVSHLLAIDYALKPVLSALGAQNILQGVFVLDKQVTWGEQGQAILDEEISTRLEASVSEFIQEIKWHTSR
- a CDS encoding glycosyltransferase family 39 protein, which translates into the protein MASWFKQAGGAPNKYLLLGLLLLTALVLRLYLAPVWVGYDTDVRTFMAWADRAYTVGLSGLYTNAKDYFLDYPPGYMYVLYVVGFLHHKLSIPWESGQSLIILKLPAMIADVVTVYLLFHLTISWRRGARAWLQALGIAALFAFNPAIWSNSAIWGQVDSFFMLFIVATFLLQQRGKLPQASVCIALALLLKPQALLFGIFLLIDVVRKRNWMVAVLSILSGLTTIVVISLPFAVGRGYGWLIELYSGTLASYPYASLNAFNLMALLGGNFIDMKSTFLHIPYQWLGWVLMPLALVYTCYLYIRSKGRPGALLYVAFLFITAVFMCMTKMHERYLHYGLLLALTSFIYIKDRRILGLFIGFSLTHFINIADVLQRSFHKDYHIPRYDSLMLTISAINVIMFVYACILGWRLFVDSQPEQQAEERNKDRMQDQQPVPAALPRATPSERWKAIFKPQEDGIERSPKGRFFTKKDVLYLGVLVVIYTIIALFHLGGHKAPTTFWKPTNVGEAVIVDLGSAHNITRINTFAGVGEGAYSFWFSNDGMQWQDQMSVKSDHTKVFTWNTVEPKKDARYVKLVIDTQENAALHLHEIGIFGDGSSEILNIAGVTEQDVNPADEGRPAQLFDEASVVPYTPTYMNGTYFDEIYHARTAYEHLHQIEPYESTHPPLGKVLMSIGIYVFGLNPFGWRIIGTLFGVGMIPIMYVFAKRMFGRSEYAFIAACLLSFDFMHFAQTRIATIDVYGVFFIMLMFYFMYRYTTLSFYREKLWTTLVPLGLSGLFFGIGAASKWIVIYGGAGLALLLLISLFERYGEYRFARRALLDEGESVHEEQRDGSKPVWTEAEKGQLSLVKQRFVKNTLLTLLWCVLMFVIVPLGIYTLSYIPFMMVPGPGHGLKDVVTYQVHMYKYHKDLVATHPFSSPWWEWPLMLRPIWYYQAKLMPQGMLSSIVSFGNPLVWWPGFIAVLYSFYLVFKKKDKLLRVLLIGYCSQYLPWMLVPRLTFIYHYFAMVPFLVLILTYYIKQYLEEGPLHRRRYVYGYLAGVVVLFVLFYPILSGMIIPSTYSFFLRWLPGWNFF